In Hevea brasiliensis isolate MT/VB/25A 57/8 chromosome 13, ASM3005281v1, whole genome shotgun sequence, a single genomic region encodes these proteins:
- the LOC110642528 gene encoding uncharacterized protein LOC110642528, which translates to MPAMGYIYEAMDRAKEAIAKSFDENEEKYRTIFEIIDKRWESQLHRPLHAAGYYLNPEFFYSNEKINEDVEVVTGLFQVVARLIPSKEEQDKIMAQLPFYQNAEGIFGMDMAIRNRKKVSPATWWLTYGATTPNLRNFAVKVLSLTCSASGCERNWSIFEHIHSKKRNRLAQNRLNDLVFVKYNRSLKRRYDARDRIDPISLKDIDESNEWLMGQMEEEIDRDELVFEDDDLTWNVVAAHRSQENAYNTRISKRKNVASTSQQKRKVSSTRTSSLLEDEEENDDDEDVNLEDEYEEDNEDDEEDEEDEEDFDISIDGD; encoded by the exons ATGCCTGCAATGGGATATATTTATGAGGCGATGGATAGGGCTAAAGAAGCAATTGCAAAGTCATTtgatgaaaatgaagaaaaatacaGGACAATTTTTGAGATTATTGATAAACGATGGGAAAGCCAACTCCATCGACCTTTGCACGCAGCTGGATATTATTTGAATCctgaatttttttattcaaatgaGAAAATTAATGAAGATGTTGAGGTTGTTACCGGTTTATTCCAAGTTGTAGCAAGGTTGATTCCAAGCAAAGAAGAGCAAGACAAAATAATGGCACAATTACCTTTTTATCAAAATGCTGAAGGTATCTTTGGGATGGATATGGCAATTAGGAATCGAAAGAAAGTATCTCCAG CTACATGGTGGCTAACTTATGGAGCAACAACTccaaatttgagaaattttgctGTTAAAGTGCTTAGCCTCACTTGTAGTGCATCTGGTTGTGAGCGTAATTGGAGCATCTTTGAGCAT ATTCACAGTAAAAAAAGAAATAGACTAGCTCAAAATCGCTTGAATGATTTGGTGTTTGTCAAGTACAATCGGTCATTAAAGCGTAGATATGATGCACGTGACCGCATTGACCCCATCTCATTGAAAGACATTGATGAGAGTAATGAATGGTTGATGGGTCAAATGGAGGAAGAGATTGATAGAGATGAACTTGTTTTTGAAGATGATGATTTGACATGGAATGTGGTTGCTGCACATCGGAGTCAAGAGAATGCCTACAACACTAGAATAAGCAAACGGAAAAATGTTGCATCTACATCACAGCAAAAAAGAAAAGTATCATCCACTCGTACTTCTTCACTTCTTGAAGATGAGGAAGaaaatgatgatgatgaagatgttAATTTGGAAGATGAGTATGAGGAGGAtaatgaagatgatgaagaagatgaagaagatgaagaggattTTGATATTTCTATTGATGGAGATTGA